The following are encoded together in the Halopseudomonas salegens genome:
- a CDS encoding BatD family protein, whose product MTFRRYLLLVLLGLSWTNMGWALEASVDRTRLLLGDSLELTLETVASSRANRPDLSPLESHFEVRASRQLSLISQLDGRTRPVTRWIISLRPREAGYLEIPPLNLNGEQSEAISLMVLTPEQAAEDAGLELAPIFIDSEVDNETPYVQAQVLLTLRVFHSVSLYDDSILSGLDIPDARVERLGEPHNYEQVIGGIRHGVIEARYAIYPQRSGNLEIPAQLFSATILVPRDPGERFSARSGQLMQVRSPSIQLAVQPIPAAFPADAQWLPARQLSLQQHWQPDPEQDLLTGEPLTRTIHIQASGVLASQLPGLNHLGANADPALRLYADQPQLTTELTASGAQAEREDSAAIVAQQGGEYLLDGLTLPWWDIDNDRLEIIRLEPQALRVKSTDSFLTGGPQAAPGDPAEPVALIWPWQLFSAVLALALASSIWLLVRTRRRLLEFVLDSGGDGPVDLADNNPLADLQAACRHNHPAEARKALEAWAKQQDSDGLLHLSQEHPELAVALEHLNASLFGQNPDSWRGKQLWRAVRRVIQEQRLEPEAKASELPDIYPKT is encoded by the coding sequence ATGACCTTCCGCCGCTACCTGCTATTGGTACTACTTGGCCTGAGCTGGACCAACATGGGCTGGGCGCTGGAAGCCAGCGTCGACCGCACCAGGCTCCTGCTCGGCGACAGCCTCGAACTGACGCTGGAAACAGTGGCCAGCAGCCGTGCCAACCGTCCCGACCTGAGCCCACTGGAGAGTCACTTTGAAGTGCGTGCCAGCCGACAGCTGAGTCTTATCAGTCAGCTGGACGGCCGAACTCGCCCGGTCACTCGCTGGATTATCAGTTTGCGCCCGCGTGAAGCCGGTTATCTGGAAATCCCGCCGCTCAATCTGAATGGAGAGCAAAGCGAAGCCATCAGCCTGATGGTCCTCACACCGGAGCAGGCCGCAGAGGATGCCGGGCTCGAACTGGCACCCATTTTCATTGACAGTGAAGTGGACAATGAAACGCCCTATGTGCAGGCACAGGTTCTACTTACGTTGCGTGTTTTCCATTCAGTCTCGCTGTACGATGACTCCATACTCAGCGGGCTCGACATCCCCGATGCAAGAGTTGAGCGTTTGGGGGAGCCGCACAATTACGAGCAGGTCATTGGTGGAATACGGCATGGGGTGATTGAAGCCCGCTATGCGATCTATCCTCAACGCAGTGGTAACCTGGAGATACCCGCACAGTTATTCAGCGCCACTATTCTGGTTCCGCGTGATCCGGGGGAACGTTTCTCTGCGCGCAGCGGCCAACTGATGCAAGTGCGCTCTCCCAGCATACAGCTGGCAGTGCAACCCATTCCCGCTGCTTTTCCGGCGGATGCCCAATGGCTACCTGCCCGCCAGCTCAGTCTGCAGCAGCATTGGCAGCCAGACCCGGAGCAGGATCTGCTGACCGGCGAACCGCTCACCCGCACCATACACATCCAGGCCAGCGGCGTGCTCGCCAGCCAGCTTCCCGGGCTGAATCATCTTGGTGCCAACGCCGACCCTGCCCTGCGTCTGTATGCCGACCAACCACAACTGACAACAGAGCTGACTGCCAGCGGTGCCCAGGCCGAACGCGAGGACAGTGCCGCCATTGTTGCCCAGCAGGGCGGCGAATACCTGCTTGATGGCCTTACCCTGCCCTGGTGGGATATCGACAATGATCGCCTGGAAATAATCCGTCTTGAACCCCAGGCATTGCGGGTCAAAAGTACCGACAGCTTCCTGACCGGCGGCCCCCAGGCTGCACCCGGCGACCCGGCTGAACCGGTGGCATTGATATGGCCGTGGCAACTGTTCAGCGCCGTGCTGGCACTCGCCCTCGCCAGTTCAATCTGGCTACTCGTGCGGACGCGGCGCCGACTGCTTGAATTCGTCCTCGACAGCGGTGGTGATGGCCCCGTCGATCTCGCTGACAACAACCCTCTGGCCGACTTGCAGGCAGCCTGCCGTCACAACCACCCGGCCGAAGCCCGCAAGGCGCTGGAAGCCTGGGCCAAACAACAGGATAGCGACGGTTTGCTTCATCTCAGCCAGGAACACCCGGAACTGGCAGTTGCCCTGGAACACCTGAATGCCAGCCTGTTCGGCCAGAACCCGGATTCATGGCGCGGCAAGCAGCTATGGCGTGCAGTACGGCGTGTCATCCAGGAACAGCGACTCGAACCAGAAGCCAAGGCCAGTGAGCTGCCAGACATTTACCCGAAAACCTGA
- the sppA gene encoding signal peptide peptidase SppA, which translates to MVNAKQAQANKEDAKAWTLLENTLQASLQEQRRTRRWGIFFKSLTFLYLFVAIMLFSPLGNMDAASTSTGPHTAVIEVRGLIADQQEASADNLITSLRRAFDDENTRGIVMRINSPGGSPVQSGYIYDEIRRLRKEHPDTPVYAVITDLGASGAYYIAAAADEIYADRSSLVGSIGVTAAGFGFVGTLDKLGIERRTYTSGEHKAFLDPFQPERQDERQFWENVLENTHQQFIDRVKEGRGDRLADNEDLFTGLIWNGEQALELGLVDGLGSTSMVARDVIGVENTTDFTYRESPFERFTRQLGTSVGNTLAVHLGLSGPVIR; encoded by the coding sequence AGGCCAACAAGGAAGATGCCAAAGCCTGGACGTTGCTGGAGAACACCCTGCAAGCCTCCCTGCAGGAGCAACGGCGCACCCGACGCTGGGGGATATTTTTCAAGAGCCTGACTTTTCTGTACCTGTTTGTCGCCATCATGTTGTTTTCACCCCTGGGCAATATGGATGCGGCGAGCACGTCGACCGGGCCGCACACGGCAGTGATCGAGGTGCGTGGGCTGATTGCTGATCAGCAGGAAGCCAGTGCCGACAACCTGATAACCAGCCTGCGCCGTGCTTTCGATGATGAAAATACCCGTGGCATTGTCATGCGTATCAACAGCCCGGGTGGCAGTCCGGTGCAGTCAGGCTACATCTATGATGAAATTCGTCGTTTGCGCAAGGAGCATCCGGATACTCCCGTATACGCAGTAATCACTGATCTGGGTGCCTCGGGCGCCTACTATATTGCTGCTGCTGCAGACGAAATATATGCTGATCGTTCCAGCCTGGTTGGGTCGATTGGCGTGACCGCGGCCGGGTTCGGTTTTGTTGGTACTCTGGACAAACTGGGTATCGAACGGCGCACCTACACTTCTGGCGAGCACAAGGCCTTTCTTGATCCCTTCCAGCCCGAGCGGCAGGATGAGCGACAGTTCTGGGAAAATGTGCTGGAGAATACGCATCAGCAATTTATTGATCGCGTCAAGGAAGGACGCGGCGACCGCCTGGCTGACAATGAAGACCTGTTTACCGGCTTGATCTGGAATGGTGAGCAGGCCCTGGAGTTGGGCCTGGTTGATGGCCTCGGCAGCACTTCCATGGTCGCGCGCGATGTGATCGGGGTTGAGAACACGACCGATTTTACCTATCGCGAATCGCCCTTCGAGCGTTTTACTCGTCAGCTTGGTACTTCCGTAGGCAATACCCTGGCGGTGCACCTGGGCTTGAGTGGGCCGGTTATTCGATAA